A stretch of Triticum aestivum cultivar Chinese Spring chromosome 1D, IWGSC CS RefSeq v2.1, whole genome shotgun sequence DNA encodes these proteins:
- the LOC123180323 gene encoding ultraviolet-B receptor UVR8: protein MWRARRWPRPRWFSSDTAAVGADSGNPARRRVAALWGNGDHGRLGLGALESRWSPTACPFFLTRPADPPTSLACGGAHTLFLTEGGRVFATGLNDFGQLGIGSSMPHTLDPVEVSGFHEKVVQISAGNHHSCAVTADGELFVWGKNSSGQLGLGKSAGKVVSTPRKVDYLADVRVKMTALGSEHSIVVTEDGEALSWGAAGAGRLGHGHKSSFLGFAMTSNEYTPRLIKNLDGIKIKRIAAGMLHSACIDEKGTVFMFGQKTEKVLGRSNDAPRPSAVEEIQFSEEVACGGYHTCAVTDRGDLYSWGSNENGCLGLGGTGMVRFPEVVRSSLFKLPVSKVSCGWKHTAAISGEDIYTWGWGGANGTFFEEGHSSGGQLGHGNDVDYCEPMMVELGKNASAVHVSCGFNHTGAILEYVEN, encoded by the exons ATGTGGCGggcgaggcggtggccgcggccgcgaTGGTTCTCGTCCGACACCGCGGCAGTGGGCGCCGATTCGGGCAATCCGGCGCGGCGTCGGGTGGCGGCGCTGTGGGGGAACGGGGACCACGGCCGGCTGGGGCTGGGGGCGCTGGAGTCGCGGTGGAGCCCCACGGCGTGCCCCTTCTTCCTCACGCGCCCCGCCGACCCGCCTACCTCGCTCGCCTGCGGCGGCGCCCACACCCTCTTCCTCACCG AGGGTGGGCGCGTATTTGCTACGGGGCTGAACGACTTTGGGCAGCTCGGGATAGGCTCCTCGATGCCTCATACTCTG GACCCTGTTGAAGTCTCTGGATTTCACGAGAAAGTTGTACAAATTTCAGCTGGCAACCATCATTCTTGTGCAGTAACAG CCGATGGTGAGCTCTTCGTTTGGGGCAAAAATTCGAGTGGCCAGCTTGGCCTTGGCAAAA GTGCAGGAAAAGTAGTCTCTACCCCAAGAAAGGTTGACTACTTGGCTGATGTTAGAGTGAAAATGACTGCTTTGGGATCAGAGCACTCAATTGTTGTTACAG AGGATGGTGAAGCCTTGAGTTGGGGAGCTGCTGGTGCTGGTAGACTTGGACATGGCCATAAATCTAGCTTCCTGGGATTCGCTATGACCTCAAA TGAATATACTCCAAGGTTGATAAAAAACCTTGATGGTATCAAG ATTAAAAGGATAGCTGCGGGAATGCTGCACTCAGCTTGCATTGATG AAAAAGGTACTGTGTTCATGTTTGGGCAGAAGACTGAGAAG GTACTTGGAAGATCAAATGATGCACCTAGACCAAGTGCTGTTGAAGAGATACAATTTTCAGAAGAAGTTGCTTGTGGAGGTTATCATACTTGCGCCGTAACAG ATCGTGGAGATTTGTACTCTTGGGGTTCAAATGAAAATGGCTGCCTTGGTCTTGG AGGTACAGGCATGGTTCGCTTCCCAGAAGTTGTAAGAAGTTCATTATTTAAGCTTCCTGTATCTAAG GTATCCTGTGGTTGGAAGCACACAGCTGCAATTTCAG GTGAAGATATCTACACGTGGGGCTGGGGAGGTGCCAACGGTACCTTCTTCGAAGAGGGCCATTCTTCTGGCGGGCAATTA GGGCATGGAAACGACGTCGACTATTGCGAGCCGATGATGGTAGAACTTGGCAAGAATGCAAGTGCTGTTCATGTATCATGTGGCTTCAATCATACAGGCGCGATACTCGAGTACGTGGAAAACTGA
- the LOC123157877 gene encoding WAS/WASL-interacting protein family member 3: MTERSLHQIGPAPASPTRVKEEPPSQTHVCMKRESASSLWGVKDELVSPPRNRSLHVGGHMKEEPVSPSASVASRTTRRRPRRVGVHATAYNFPAPPRAFLSFHTIPVAPLPFSRAPAAAARPIPIPIASPPPPPPLLPSPNPSSSPTSRRLASSPPVALAHPLPPSSLAPVPVLQRCPRRTSRATAAHPVLQRWSTGSAPAPASLLPLESWRDNQQRRPRRSTTSRGESPSILQEPDGCLLLCSRTRAASPGLGRGMRSGRPRHVQHHCPLDTSPAPAADPLLHGGAFVPGDARQQPTTGDIRFHGDVHALHA; the protein is encoded by the exons atgacggagcGCTCGCTCCATCAGATCGGCCCGGCACCAGCATCGCCGACGCGCGTGAAGGAGGAGCCACCATCCCAAACGCATGTCTGCATGAAGCGGGAGTCGGCATCCTCACTCTGGGGGGTGAAGGACGAATTGGTGTCCCCGCCGCGCAACCGCAGCCTCCACGTCGGAGGTCACATGAAGGAGGAGCCCGTGTCCCCCAGCGCCTCCGTCGCGTCAAGGACGACCCGGCGTCGCCCTCGCCGCGTAGGTG TTCATGCCACCGCCTATAATTTCCCTGCCCCACCGAGGGCATTCTTGTCTTTTCACACTATCCCCGTCGCGCCCCTTCCTTTCTCTCGtgccccagccgccgccgctcgccccatccccatccccatcgcatcgccacccccacccccacccctcctcccatcccctaaccctagctcctccCCTACATCGCGCCGCCTGGCCTCCTCCCCTCCCGTCGCGCTAGCGCATCCCCTGCCGCCATCGTCGCTCGCCCCGGTCCCCGTCCTGCAGCGGTGTCCGAGGAGGACtagccgcgccacggccgcacaTCCCGTCCTGCAGCGGTGGTCCACGGGATCGGCACCGGCACCGGCCTCCTTGCTCCCGCTCGAGTCATGGAGGGACAACCAGCAGCGGCGGCCCAGGAGATCGACGACTAGCCGAGGCGAGTCGCCTTCGATTCTGCAGGAGCCCGACGGCTGTCTCCTCCTCTGCAGCCGCACACGAGCGGCCAGCCCTGGACTAGGTCGCGGCATGAGAAGCGGACGTCCGAGGCATGTCCAA CACCACTGCCCGCTCGATACGTCCCCCGCCCCAGCTGCCGACCCCCTCCTCCACGGCGGCGCCTTCGTCCCCGGCGACGCACGACAGCAGCCCACTACAGGTGATATTCGATTTCATGGTGATGTACATGCTTTGCATGCTTAA